A section of the Triticum dicoccoides isolate Atlit2015 ecotype Zavitan chromosome 7A, WEW_v2.0, whole genome shotgun sequence genome encodes:
- the LOC119330360 gene encoding uncharacterized protein LOC119330360 translates to MALPASISHLAHLGQKLWLQDTGKSFCCDGCREPGRGERYRCHPCDFDLHKHCALDKSMDLPASICHPAHLGHRLSLEATEYWEFVCNGCRERGAGERYRCRACRFDLHKQCALEEGTKIMAFPRSISHPDHWGHKLSLEATDYWKFVCNGCGKSGLGERYRCRACKFDLHKQCAWGQGTKIMASSGLISHSAHLEHMLTLCAPGLSNFVCNGCREPGTEGRYRCHACDFDLHKQCALDQGTKLVHPLLKNVELVLRFQGPKDGGRLVCDACGNAVLGFHYHSSKLCLHPCCANPLDVNKNEDDGRGRDQPSRSKFQRTLSVSGHISDAIDTGEAVADLFNSINLDDGGSVEEPDFDFDF, encoded by the coding sequence ATGGCTTTGCCGGCCTCGATCTCCCACCTGGCTCACTTGGGACAGAAGCTATGGCTGCAGGACACAGGGAAAAGCTTCTGTTGCGACGGTTGCCGTGAACCCGGCAGGGGCGAGAGGTACAGGTGCCATCCATGCGACTTCGACCTCCACAAGCATTGCGCCTTGGACAAGAGCATGGATTTGCCAGCCTCGATCTGCCACCCCGCCCACTTGGGACACAGGCTGTCGCTGGAGGCGACCGAGTACTGGGAGTTCGTGTGCAACGGCTGCCGTGAGAGAGGCGCGGGCGAGAGGTACAGGTGCCGGGCCTGCAGGTTCGACCTCCACAAGCAGTGCGCCTTGGAAGAAGGAACCAAGATCATGGCTTTCCCACGCTCCATCTCGCACCCCGACCATTGGGGGCACAAGCTGTCGCTGGAGGCGACTGACTACTGGAAGTTCGTGTGCAATGGCTGCGGTAAGAGCGGGTTGGGCGAGAGGTACAGGTGCCGGGCCTGCAAATTTGACCTCCACAAGCAGTGCGCCTGGGGCCAAGGGACCAAGATCATGGCCTCCTCAGGCTTGATCTCCCACTCGGCCCACTTGGAACACATGCTGACGCTGTGCGCCCCTGGCCTCTCCAACTTCGTGTGCAACGGCTGCCGTGAGCCCGGCACGGAGGGAAGGTACAGGTGCCATGCATGCGACTTTGACCTCCACAAGCAGTGCGCCTTGGACCAAGGAACCAAGCTTGTGCACCCGCTGCTTAAGAACGTCGAGCTGGTGCTCCGGTTCCAGGGCCCCAAGGACGGCGGCAGGCTGGTGTGCGACGCCTGTGGCAACGCCGTGCTGGGATTCCACTACCACAGCAGCAAGCTGTGCCTCCACCCGTGCTGCGCAAACCCACTGGATGTCAACAAGAACGAGGATGATGGTCGCGGGAGAGATCAGCCGTCCAGGAGTAAATTCCAGCGCACATTGTCTGTCAGCGGGCATATCAGTGACGCGATAGATACTGGAGAAGCGGTAGCTGATCTCTTCAACTCAATTAATCTAGACGATGGCGGTTCCGTAGAGGAACCCGACTTCGACTTTGACTTTTAA